From Brassica oleracea var. oleracea cultivar TO1000 chromosome C3, BOL, whole genome shotgun sequence, a single genomic window includes:
- the LOC106335199 gene encoding histone H1.2-like, which produces MSAEAENIPTNVASGDAEAAVTAKGAKAKKTKEVKPKKKPAEKKATKKKASSSPPSHPKYEEMIKDAITTLKERTGSSQYAIQKFIEEKEKSLPPTFRKLLLVNLKRLVAAEKLVKVKGSFKLPSAKSAPKPAAVKKKPAAVAKPKAKVAAKAPVKAKPAAKVAKKPAAAAAKPKAAKPKAKTKTKTVAAVSKTKAVAVKPKAKERPTKAARTSSRTSPGKKAAPAKKTAAATKKVAPVKSVKPKTVKSPAKRASTRKVKK; this is translated from the exons ATGTCGGCAGAGGCAGAGAACATCCCCACTAACGTAGCCTCAGGAGATGCAGAGGCGGCGGTGACGGCAAAGGGCGCTAAAGCGAAGAAGACGAAGGAAGTTAAACCTAAGAAGAAGCCTGCAGAGAAGAAGGCTACGAAGAAGAAAGCTTCTTCTTCTCCTCCATCTCACCCTAAATACGAAGAG ATGATTAAAGATGCGATCACGACGTTGAAGGAGAGGACTGGATCTAGTCAATACGCGATTCAGAAGTTCATCGAGGAGAAGGAGAAGTCTCTTCCTCCTACCTTCAGGAAGCTTCTGCTCGTTAACCTCAAGAGGCTCGTCGCTGCTGAGAAGTTGGTTAAGGTCAAAGGATCTTTCAAGCTACCCTCTGCTAAATCCGCACCTAAACCGGCGGCGGTTAAGAAGAAACCAGCAGCTGTAGCTAAACCGAAGGCTAAAGTTGCGGCGAAGGCACCGGTTAAAGCCAAACCGGCAGCTAAAGTAGCTAAGAAGCCTGCTGCTGCAGCTGCAAAGCCAAAGGCTGCTAAGCCTAAAGCAAAGACAAAGACAAAGACTGTTGCTGCTGTGTCAAAGACCAAAGCTGTTGCGGTTAAGCCTAAGGCTAAGGAGAGACCTACGAAAGCGGCGAGGACTTCGAGTAGAACGTCTCCAGGGAAGAAAGCTGCTCCTGCTAAGAAAACGGCGGCTGCGACTAAGAAGGTGGCTCCGGTTAAGAGCGTGAAGCCGAAGACTGTGAAGTCTCCGGCGAAAAGGGCTTCAACGAGGAAGGTGAAGAAGTAG
- the LOC106336433 gene encoding probable WRKY transcription factor 21: MEEIEGTNRAAVESCHRVLNLISSRPHQQDHLYDMSLLSEAREAVFRFKRVGNLLSNSSSSSSVGHARFRRAKRPLIHLSQTIFLDSCLQRTEPPSSQKAPVVLRSDLSLGPADSLTLGTRSFGLNSNAKAPLLQLNPQQQQQLHERLQAHQQQQQRHQAEMMLRKCNSGMSLSFDNSSCTPTMSSTRSFISSLSIDGSVNNSSSFHLLGAPSSTDQSSQYSKRKCLMRGADEHGSAKCGSSSRCHCSKKRKHRIRRSIRVPAISNKVADIPPDDYSWRKYGQKPIKGSPYPRGYYKCSSIRGCPARKHVERCLEDPAMLIVTYEAEHNHPKLPSQTVTT; the protein is encoded by the exons ATGGAGGAGATAGAAGGAACCAACAGAGCAGCTGTGGAGAGTTGTCATAGAGTTCTTAACCTCATATCTAGCAGACCCCATCAACAAGATCATCTGTACGACATGAGTTTATTGTCCGAAGCTAGAGAAGCTGTGTTTAGGTTCAAGAGAGTGGGGAATCTATTAAGCAACAGCAGCAGTAGTAGCAGTGTGGGTCATGCCAGGTTTAGAAGAGCTAAGAGGCCTCTGATTCATTTGTCTCAAACCATCTTCCTTGATTCTTGTCTCCAAAGAACAGAACCTCCATCCTCTCAGAAAGCACCGGTGGTGCTCCGGTCTGATTTGAGCTTGGGACCTGCTGATTCTCTCACTTTAGGGACCCGGTCTTTCGGTTTGAACTCCAATGCAAAAGCCCCTCTCCTCCAGCTTAACCCGCAGCAACAACAGCAGTTACATGAACGGTTACAGGCTCATCAGCAGCAGCAGCAGAGACATCAAGCTGAGATGATGCTTAGAAAGTGCAACAGCGGGATGAGTTTGAGCTTTGATAACTCGAGCTGTACTCCAACAATGTCGTCCACTAGGTCCTTTATTTCGTCGCTTAGCATAGACGGTAGCGTAAACAACTCCTCCTCCTTCCATTTGTTGGGAGCTCCGAGTTCAACTGATCAGAGTTCACAGTATTCTAAGAGAAAATGCCTCATGAGAGGTGCTGATGAACATGGTAGTGCTAAATGCGGTAGCTCTAGCAGATGCCACTGCTCTAAGAAGAG GAAACATCGGATTAGGAGATCGATTAGAGTGCCTGCTATAAGCAACAAGGTTGCAGATATCCCTCCTGATGATTATTCGTGGCGAAAGTATGGTCAGAAACCCATCAAGGGCTCTCCTTATCCCAG GGGATACTACAAATGCAGTAGCATAAGAGGTTGTCCAGCGAGGAAGCACGTTGAGAGATGTTTGGAAGATCCAGCAATGCTTATTGTTACTTATGAAGCTGAGCATAACCACCCCAAATTGCCATCTCAAACCGTGACAACTTAA